In a genomic window of Borrelia maritima:
- the lnt gene encoding apolipoprotein N-acyltransferase — MKTRYFCLAIFSGILTTLAIPNEIKETGYSTLGFVAYVPLFIALNKLKDKKTLIGLTVFYFLIANSLQNFWLGFFHAFGWITFIGVVIGYIPYSLTLGYFLYHSLKSFKNKTIIIAMLFTFYDYSRSIGFLAYPWGLGAFTVNNFNNLIQVADIFGVFFVSFAVYFLNSGIASFLIHKNKTNLLNTIFPILLILTSFTYGMLKKIELKSLLAKEIDSLDIAAIQLNTDPWLPGNDEKGIKDSIEITEQALKENPKIEFVIWSEGVLTYPFSKENQYFKNNYLHNELKNFIKERKIPFAIGAPSNVDKTIGIQQNSIYMIEPNLNIANIYSKIFLVPFAEKIPFYEYKFIRNFFLKNFRILGQIEGNKIEILKLKKFKFAPLICYDDAFPELSRFYKTQGANTLLNFSNDSWSKTNSAEWQHFVVAKFRSIENGIKTIRATNSGITAIINEYGESIRTLETFKKGYLLSIVKLSPTFTTIYEKIGDLFVHMLIIMFLITTLRFHFIEDKNQLLLSSVVKIKV; from the coding sequence ATGAAAACTAGATACTTTTGCCTAGCCATATTTTCAGGAATTCTTACAACACTTGCAATTCCAAATGAAATTAAAGAAACAGGATATTCAACCCTAGGATTTGTTGCATATGTGCCGCTTTTTATAGCCTTAAACAAACTAAAAGATAAAAAAACATTAATAGGTTTAACAGTATTTTACTTCTTAATAGCCAACAGCTTGCAAAATTTTTGGCTTGGATTTTTTCATGCATTTGGATGGATTACATTCATTGGAGTAGTCATAGGATACATTCCATATTCATTAACTTTGGGTTATTTTCTTTATCACTCTTTAAAAAGCTTTAAAAATAAGACAATAATAATAGCAATGCTTTTCACATTTTATGATTATTCAAGATCAATTGGATTTTTAGCGTATCCCTGGGGACTTGGAGCTTTCACTGTAAATAACTTTAACAATTTAATTCAAGTAGCAGACATTTTTGGCGTATTTTTTGTATCATTTGCAGTCTATTTTTTAAACTCTGGAATTGCAAGCTTTTTAATCCACAAAAACAAAACTAATTTGCTAAACACAATATTTCCAATATTACTAATATTAACATCTTTTACTTATGGAATGCTTAAAAAAATAGAACTAAAAAGCTTACTAGCAAAAGAAATAGATAGTCTAGATATTGCAGCTATTCAGCTTAACACTGATCCTTGGTTACCTGGAAATGACGAAAAGGGAATAAAAGATTCTATTGAAATTACAGAACAAGCCTTAAAAGAAAATCCAAAAATAGAATTTGTAATCTGGAGCGAAGGAGTGCTAACCTACCCTTTTAGTAAAGAAAACCAGTACTTTAAAAATAACTACTTACATAATGAACTGAAAAATTTTATAAAAGAAAGAAAAATCCCATTTGCCATTGGGGCTCCCTCAAATGTCGACAAAACTATAGGAATTCAACAAAATTCTATTTATATGATAGAGCCAAACCTCAACATTGCAAACATATACTCTAAAATATTCTTAGTCCCTTTTGCGGAAAAAATTCCCTTTTACGAATATAAATTTATAAGAAACTTTTTTTTAAAAAATTTTAGAATCTTGGGGCAGATTGAAGGGAATAAAATTGAAATATTAAAATTGAAAAAATTTAAATTTGCTCCTTTAATATGTTATGACGATGCATTTCCAGAACTTTCAAGATTTTATAAAACCCAAGGCGCCAATACATTGCTAAATTTTTCAAATGACTCTTGGTCAAAAACAAATTCAGCAGAATGGCAACACTTTGTTGTAGCTAAATTTAGAAGCATTGAAAATGGAATTAAAACCATTAGAGCTACAAACTCGGGAATTACTGCAATCATAAACGAATACGGAGAAAGCATTAGAACATTAGAAACTTTTAAAAAAGGCTACTTATTATCAATAGTAAAACTGTCCCCAACATTTACAACTATTTATGAAAAAATTGGAGACTTATTTGTACATATGCTAATAATAATGTTTTTAATTACAACGCTAAGATTTCACTTTATAGAAGACAAAAACCAATTATTGTTATCTTCTGTAGTAAAAATTAAAGTCTGA
- a CDS encoding deoxynucleoside kinase — protein sequence MIVIEGLIGVGKTTLGNILSKELGVPFYSELNNDFTLAVLDKFYKDKSRWAFSVQINFLNERFKLIKGVFRTKGGILDRSIYGDRVFASLLNCDGHISDEEYKIYIDLLDNMLEHSQRPSLLIYLDCSIDEVERRIKNRNRSFEMNIPRDYLEGLNGKYLEWYDKYNLSSKIKFSYDKINIFNEEDKDKVISLIRDKLVL from the coding sequence GTGATTGTAATAGAAGGTTTAATTGGGGTAGGAAAAACTACTCTTGGAAATATTTTATCAAAGGAGTTGGGAGTTCCTTTTTATAGTGAACTGAATAATGATTTTACTTTAGCGGTATTAGATAAATTTTATAAGGATAAGTCCAGATGGGCATTCTCAGTTCAAATTAATTTTCTCAATGAAAGGTTTAAGTTAATAAAAGGTGTGTTTAGAACAAAAGGAGGCATACTTGACAGATCTATTTATGGTGATCGTGTGTTTGCCTCTCTTTTAAATTGTGATGGGCATATCTCTGATGAGGAGTATAAAATATATATTGACCTTCTTGATAATATGCTTGAGCATTCTCAGCGACCAAGTTTGCTTATTTATCTTGATTGCAGCATTGATGAGGTTGAGCGCAGAATTAAAAATAGAAATAGAAGTTTTGAAATGAATATTCCCAGAGATTATCTTGAAGGTCTTAATGGAAAATATTTGGAGTGGTATGATAAGTATAACTTGTCTTCAAAGATAAAATTTTCTTATGATAAAATAAATATTTTTAACGAAGAAGATAAGGATAAAGTGATTTCTTTAATTAGAGATAAACTTGTATTATAA
- a CDS encoding MIP/aquaporin family protein: MNYTKFQEFISEFLGTFILLALGTGSVAMTVLFPSSPAIPGEIIKGGYTNIVFGWGLGVTFGIYTAARISGAHLNPAVSIGLASVGKFPASKLLHYIIAQILGAFTGALMTLVVFYPKWIEMDPGFENTQGIMATFPAIPGFLPGFIDQVFGTFLLMFLICVVGDFVKKYSDNPFIPFIVGSVVLAIGISFGGMNGYAINPARDLGPRILLLFAGFKNHGFNNLSVFIVPIIGPIVGAILGATIYEFTLKNNKG, encoded by the coding sequence ATGAATTACACAAAATTCCAAGAATTTATATCGGAATTTTTGGGGACATTTATCCTATTGGCTTTAGGAACTGGGTCTGTTGCAATGACAGTATTATTCCCCTCTAGTCCTGCAATACCAGGAGAAATAATAAAAGGAGGATATACAAATATAGTATTTGGGTGGGGACTGGGTGTAACCTTCGGTATTTATACAGCAGCAAGAATAAGCGGAGCGCACCTAAACCCAGCTGTTAGCATAGGATTAGCAAGTGTTGGGAAATTTCCTGCTTCAAAACTTTTGCACTACATTATAGCACAAATATTAGGAGCATTTACGGGTGCATTAATGACACTTGTAGTATTTTATCCTAAATGGATAGAAATGGATCCTGGTTTTGAAAATACTCAAGGCATAATGGCAACTTTTCCCGCTATTCCTGGATTTTTGCCGGGATTTATTGATCAAGTTTTTGGAACTTTTTTGTTAATGTTTTTAATTTGTGTTGTTGGAGATTTTGTAAAAAAATACAGCGATAACCCATTTATTCCATTCATTGTAGGATCGGTGGTTTTGGCAATAGGAATAAGTTTCGGAGGAATGAACGGCTACGCTATTAATCCTGCAAGGGATCTGGGGCCAAGAATTTTACTCCTATTTGCTGGATTTAAAAATCATGGCTTTAACAACCTAAGTGTATTTATTGTCCCAATAATTGGTCCAATAGTTGGAGCAATTCTAGGCGCTACAATTTACGAATTTACTCTAAAAAATAATAAAGGTTAA
- the glpK gene encoding glycerol kinase GlpK, producing MKYILSIDQGTTSSRAIVFDKNANVKGLAQKEFTQIYPKPSWVEHDPTEIWGSQLGVITEALANARILPNEVDAIGITNQRETTIIWEKNTGKPIYNAIVWQDRRTSKICDQLKDEGKDKIILEKTGLVLDSYFSGTKIMWILDNVEGARQKAENGELCFGTIDTWILWNLTQKKVHATDYSNASRTLLFNIKTLKWDDELLNILNIPKAILPEVKESSTIYGKTDNLLFGSEIPIAGIAGDQFAATFGQACLKKGMAKNTYGTGCFLTLNIGKEPIISHNKLLTSIAWGRKKSVTYVLEGSVFIGGAVIQWLRDGLELFRKSSDAESLASSASDNGGVYFVPAFVGLGAPHWDSYARGTIIGITRGSTKAHITRAALESIAFQSFDILNTMKKSVPNFEIQELRVDGGASQNNLLMQFQADLLECKVVRPKITETTALGAAYLAGLASGYWQSAEEIISLWQVDKVFEPSMPKSHKEMLLENWNKAIERAKSWIQHSHNNM from the coding sequence ATGAAATACATTTTATCTATTGATCAAGGTACTACTAGCTCAAGAGCAATAGTATTTGATAAAAATGCAAACGTAAAAGGACTTGCTCAAAAAGAATTTACTCAAATCTATCCAAAACCAAGCTGGGTTGAACATGATCCTACCGAAATATGGGGTTCACAACTTGGAGTTATAACAGAGGCTCTTGCAAATGCAAGAATTCTGCCAAATGAAGTTGATGCTATTGGAATAACCAATCAAAGAGAAACTACAATTATATGGGAAAAAAATACAGGAAAGCCCATTTACAATGCAATAGTATGGCAAGACAGAAGAACTTCAAAAATTTGTGACCAATTAAAAGACGAGGGAAAAGATAAAATTATTTTAGAAAAAACAGGTTTGGTGCTAGATTCTTATTTTAGTGGAACAAAAATAATGTGGATTTTAGATAATGTAGAAGGCGCCAGACAAAAAGCTGAAAATGGTGAATTATGCTTTGGGACAATAGATACATGGATATTGTGGAATCTGACTCAAAAAAAAGTACATGCGACTGATTATTCTAATGCTTCAAGAACATTATTGTTCAATATTAAAACATTAAAATGGGACGATGAACTTTTAAACATATTAAACATTCCAAAAGCAATTTTGCCTGAAGTTAAAGAAAGTTCTACAATATATGGTAAAACAGACAACTTACTATTTGGATCAGAAATTCCTATTGCAGGAATTGCCGGAGATCAATTTGCAGCAACATTTGGACAAGCCTGCCTTAAAAAAGGTATGGCTAAAAACACATATGGAACTGGTTGCTTTTTAACATTAAATATAGGCAAAGAACCAATTATTAGCCATAATAAGCTTTTAACTTCAATTGCATGGGGAAGAAAAAAATCTGTAACTTATGTTCTTGAAGGAAGTGTTTTTATTGGCGGAGCCGTAATTCAGTGGCTAAGAGATGGTCTTGAACTTTTTAGAAAAAGCTCAGATGCAGAATCATTGGCAAGCTCTGCCTCAGATAATGGAGGAGTTTATTTCGTACCAGCATTTGTTGGACTTGGCGCTCCCCATTGGGACTCTTATGCAAGAGGGACAATCATCGGAATAACAAGAGGATCAACAAAAGCTCACATTACAAGAGCTGCTCTTGAAAGTATCGCATTCCAAAGTTTTGACATACTAAACACCATGAAAAAATCTGTTCCTAACTTTGAAATTCAAGAATTAAGAGTAGACGGGGGAGCAAGTCAAAACAATCTATTAATGCAATTTCAAGCTGACCTTTTAGAGTGTAAAGTTGTAAGACCAAAAATAACAGAAACAACTGCTCTTGGGGCTGCTTATCTTGCGGGCCTTGCATCAGGCTATTGGCAAAGCGCCGAAGAAATCATAAGTCTTTGGCAAGTAGATAAAGTATTTGAGCCTTCAATGCCAAAAAGTCATAAAGAAATGCTTCTTGAGAATTGGAACAAAGCAATTGAAAGAGCAAAATCCTGGATACAACATTCTCATAATAATATGTAA
- a CDS encoding glycerol-3-phosphate dehydrogenase/oxidase: protein MEEYLNFMNNNKETKLKDLENQEFDLIIIGGGATGLGIAVDAITRGYKAILIEKFDYAKGTSSRSTKLIHGGVRYLAQGNIALVKEALHEKGILEKNAPHLINECAIITPIYNALEIPYYYFGLSYYHSLMSKGKSTKYKTKLLSKKSTIEKAPNIKTQSLKCSVLYYDDSFDDARMAITLLRTFTEKGGIALNYTELKKFNKENGKLSGILIQNKLTKEEISLKSKCIINATGIFSDEIRKLDDENASNIIKPSQGSHLIIKKDKFPPNHAILIPKTSDNRILFAIPWYGSVVCGSTDIPIKEAEEEPKRFDKEIEFIISNLNNYLNIKIEKSDIKSVYTGIRPLVMDPKAMGNTSKISRTEKIFISDSNLITIAGGKYTTYRKMAEKTLFKAIEKNLIRNCAPTTEDLKLHGYLTKEEAMKIPEPFRTYGSDFEILKNMEGFDKKIHENLDLNEAQIAFAIEFEQAKTIDDVLARRTRSLLLNPQATIEAAPRVAEIMMKQLNKSEKWKNEQIKNFLEISEKYLIKN from the coding sequence ATGGAGGAATATTTAAATTTCATGAATAATAACAAAGAAACAAAATTAAAAGATCTTGAAAATCAAGAATTTGATCTCATAATAATTGGAGGAGGCGCAACAGGTCTTGGTATCGCAGTAGACGCAATCACAAGAGGATATAAAGCAATACTTATAGAAAAATTTGATTACGCAAAAGGAACTTCTTCTAGATCAACTAAATTAATTCATGGAGGAGTAAGATATTTAGCTCAAGGTAATATTGCTTTAGTTAAAGAGGCTTTACACGAAAAAGGCATTCTTGAAAAAAATGCACCCCATTTAATTAATGAATGTGCAATTATTACACCTATTTATAATGCTTTAGAAATACCTTATTATTATTTTGGATTAAGCTATTATCACAGTCTTATGAGCAAAGGAAAATCTACTAAATACAAAACCAAACTACTATCCAAAAAATCTACTATTGAAAAAGCTCCTAATATTAAAACACAAAGCCTTAAATGCTCTGTCCTATATTATGATGATTCATTTGATGATGCCAGAATGGCAATAACACTGTTGAGAACTTTCACTGAAAAAGGGGGCATTGCTCTTAACTATACAGAGCTTAAAAAATTCAATAAGGAAAACGGAAAACTTTCGGGGATTTTGATACAAAATAAATTAACAAAAGAAGAAATTTCATTAAAAAGCAAATGCATAATAAACGCAACTGGAATATTTTCAGATGAAATAAGAAAATTAGATGATGAAAATGCTTCAAACATTATAAAACCTTCCCAAGGTAGTCATTTAATAATAAAAAAAGACAAATTCCCCCCAAATCATGCAATATTAATTCCTAAAACTAGTGATAACAGGATTTTATTTGCTATTCCTTGGTATGGCAGTGTTGTTTGCGGAAGCACCGACATTCCAATAAAAGAGGCAGAAGAAGAACCTAAAAGATTTGATAAAGAGATCGAATTTATCATAAGTAATTTAAACAACTATTTAAATATTAAAATAGAAAAATCAGATATAAAAAGCGTATATACTGGAATAAGACCATTAGTAATGGATCCAAAAGCTATGGGCAACACCTCAAAAATTTCAAGAACTGAAAAAATATTCATTTCAGATTCAAATCTTATTACAATAGCGGGGGGAAAATATACTACATATAGAAAAATGGCAGAAAAAACCTTGTTCAAGGCCATAGAAAAAAATTTAATACGAAATTGTGCACCAACTACAGAAGATTTAAAGTTACACGGTTATCTTACAAAAGAAGAGGCAATGAAAATTCCTGAGCCTTTTAGAACTTACGGCAGTGACTTTGAAATTCTAAAAAATATGGAAGGGTTTGACAAAAAGATACACGAAAACTTGGATTTAAATGAAGCTCAAATAGCTTTTGCAATTGAATTTGAGCAGGCAAAAACTATTGATGATGTTTTAGCAAGAAGAACAAGATCGTTACTTTTAAATCCTCAAGCTACAATTGAAGCTGCTCCAAGAGTTGCTGAAATAATGATGAAACAATTAAATAAATCTGAAAAGTGGAAAAATGAACAAATAAAAAACTTTTTGGAGATAAGTGAAAAATATTTAATTAAAAATTAA
- a CDS encoding DUF327 family protein, which translates to MKVNSLIAGALNLNSKDYKKDSKKVFFDKSNLFSSVFQVESAKEDKHFILLENGEFNLDLIKSMLDGINDVGERLLSEPSRQNVIFYKKVISEFISIIISSSVCLKEQKGGSLGDSKRPKYRIIKIINDKLDKLAYSVLQNQMTQIKLLDSIEEIQGLLVNLLM; encoded by the coding sequence ATGAAAGTAAATAGTTTAATTGCCGGAGCATTAAATCTTAATTCAAAGGATTACAAAAAAGATAGTAAAAAAGTATTTTTTGATAAGAGCAATCTTTTTTCTTCGGTGTTTCAAGTTGAAAGCGCTAAAGAGGACAAACATTTTATTTTACTTGAAAATGGTGAATTTAATCTTGATTTAATTAAAAGTATGTTAGATGGAATTAATGACGTTGGCGAGAGACTATTGAGTGAGCCGTCCAGACAAAATGTGATTTTTTACAAAAAAGTTATTTCAGAGTTTATATCCATTATTATATCTTCTTCTGTTTGCTTAAAAGAACAAAAAGGAGGTAGCTTGGGAGATTCTAAGCGCCCCAAGTATAGAATTATTAAGATTATTAATGACAAGTTAGACAAGCTTGCCTATTCTGTTTTGCAAAATCAAATGACTCAGATTAAACTTTTAGATAGTATTGAAGAGATTCAAGGCTTGCTTGTGAATTTGCTAATGTGA